The DNA window GATTGTTATTCCAAATTACTGATGATATTCTAGATGTAACTGGAACTATTGAAGAATTAGGAAAGACTCCTGGTAGTGATATTCGACAACATAAATCGACGTATGTATCTTTGCTTGGTTTAGAAGGAGCAAAAGAGCAAGCCCTATTAGTTGGCAAACAAGCTCACGATGCATTAAACTCTGTTTCTTATGATACATCTATATTATCTGCTCTAATTGATTATCTTTTAGAACGAACTAATTAATTGGTATTACCTGAAGAAGGTATAAATAATGATTGATATATTACCACAAATAGCACACAACTACATAGCGCAAGCTGCATTTTGGGGATGGTTTACTGCGCAGGCTATCAAATTTGTATGGCAACTAGTTCGGCATGGTAAATTTTGTCCAGAACGCCTTGTGGGCTCTGGGGGATTTCCCAGTTCCCATACATCCTTTGTAATCGCTACAACTACGGCTATATATCTAAAAAGTGGGGCTTCGGATCTATTTATTCTATCCTTAGTATTTTCTATTGTAGTTATGTATGATGCATCTGGGGTGCGATTAGAAGCTGGGCGTCAAGCTCAAATTCTAAATCAAATTGTAGATTATTTTACAAAGAAAAACATACCTGTTGTCATTACTCGTAAAGAGGCCTTAAAAGAATTATTAGGACATACACCAATAGAGGTATTTGGAGGATTAATCCTCGGTATTCTTGTTGCATGTGTTCAATTTTATTATATTTATAATGGTGTTATATGAGCAGTAAAGAACGTTTAGACATACTCCTCGTTAACCGAGGACTTTTTGAAAGTAGAGAAAAGGCAAAAGCGGCCATAATGGCTGGCCAAATCTTCATGGATACTACGCGTATTGATAAAGCAGGTACAAAAATTCCTGTAGATGCCAATATTGTAGTAAAGGGTAATACGTTGCCTTATGTTAGTCGCGGTGGATTAAAGTTAGAAAAAGCTATTCAAACATATCCTATCAACTTACAGGATGCTGTTATGGTTGATATTGGTGCTAGCACAGGTGGTTTTACAGATTGCGCCCTACAAAATGGTGCCTCTAAAGTCTTTGCCATTGACGTAGGCTATAATCAATTAGCTTGGAAATTGCGTCAAGATCCGCGTGTGATTAATATGGAAAAGCAAAATATCCGTACTGTTACACCTGAGCAACTTGGTGAACTTGTGGACTTTATTTCTATTGATGTAGCATTTATTTCTTTGGACAAGGTTCTGCCAGTTGCGACTACCTTATTAAAGGATACAGGAGCTCTTGTTGCTTTGATTAAGCCTCAATTTGAGGCGGGGAAAGAGAATGTAGGTAAAGGCGGTATAGTGCGAGATCCTGAAATCCATAAAGAAGTTTTACATCGTATCTTACATGTTGCTCATGATTGTGGATTATATATTCACGGCTTAACGTTCTCACCAATTAAAGGCATGGAAGGTAATATTGAGTTTTTAGGTTATTTTAAAAAGTACAAAGAAGGGGCTTTAGCCATTGATGATGCATTAATTGATACAGTGGTTGCAGAAGCCCATTCATTATAGGAGATTACTATGCGTATCGGATTCTTCCCAAACATGGGGAAAAGCAATATTATGGCAGTTCTAAAAATGGCTGCACATATTTGTAAAGATGAAGGTATCGAAGTATTTTTGCCAGATGATCTCGAATCAGATGCACCTGCACGAGTACTTAAGATTCCTGAAACTCATATTTTAAGTCGTCCAGAAATCTTTAAACAAATTGATATTGCCTTTAGTTTTGGTGGTGATGGCACCATCATCCATTTGGCAAGACAAATTTACCCATATAATGTACCTGTTTGTGGTATTAACCTTGGTGAGCTAGGCTTTTTAAACCAAATTGAAGTTCATCAAATGCAAAGTCATATTAAACGTATTGCAAATGGTGATTATAATATAGAAAAACGCGGACATTTATATGCATATATTGACCGAAATAATGGTAATGAAGAAGAGTTAGTACCTATTATTAATGAAATCGTTATTACCCGTGCTGAACCAGCAAAAATGGCACGTATTAACATGTCCATCAATAATCAACATACACAAATGTATCCTTCAGATGGTTTGATTATTTCCTCTGCAACCGGGTCTACGGGATATAATCTATCCGCAGGTGGTCCTATTATGAAGCCTGATAATAGATCCATTATTGTTACACCTGTAGCGCCACATCTAATTCAAGGTGTTTCACTTGTATTAGAAGAGCATGATACAATCCAAATCACGATGCCAGAACGTGAACCACAATTACATATCTGTATAGACGGTACATTTGACTATACGTTTACCAATAAAGAAACACTACATATAAGCTCTAATCCTGTTTATTGTTTATTCGTACGTTTTAAAGATCAATGTTTCTTCGGTACATTATTTAAAAAACTAGCATCTCGTCGTGACGAGTTGTTGTAATACTAAAATCTCAAGTGGGGTGATTTTGTGATTAACATTAACAATGCTGTTCAGTTTCAACATTTAATCTGGGATCGAGTAATGAAACACGCTAATATAGTGGTAGACGCAACATGTGGTAATGGCCATGATTTACTATATTTGGCAGAACGAGCAAAAAAGGGCTGTCATCTATATGGCATCGATATTCAAATGAAAGCCATTAATAGCAGCCAAGAGTTATTGCAGTCAAATGATATAGCACAAGATGTAAGTCTAACATTTATTCATGACTCCCATGATCGTGCATTAGCTAATCAATTAAAAGATGAAGTTATTGATTTAATGATCTTTAACCTAGGCTATTTACCAGGTGGTGATCATCAAGTTATAACTAAACCGCATCAAACTATTGATGCCATAAATGAAGGCTTAGAAAAATTATCGAAGTCTGGAGTTATCACAATTGTTGCTTACCCTGGAACAACAGAAGGGTTTGAAGAAATGCAGATGCTTAAATCGTATTTATCAGATTTAGAACAAAAATTGTATAATGTATGTCATTGGCATCCAATGAATCAAATCAATAATCCACCTGAGTTATTTATATTGCAAAAACGATAAAACGAAATATATCTTTATTCATTATGAATAAAAGTCATAAGAAATATGTAAAAGCCCCTTTATAGGGGCTTTTATTTATACATGTATAATCTTCTAATTTTAAATTATTAATTTCATATAAATAGATGAAGCCTATAGGATATGTGTTTATACGCTATCAATATATAGAAAGTTAACAATATTTTAAATATTAATATAATATGCATAACTAGTATGAGACATGCAATTTATACCATATATTAATTATGAATATATGGTATAATAATAGCAGAAAGATACTATTCTCTTTTATGTGCAAGGTTTAAAAAAGGGAGTTCAAAATGAAACGCTATCGCTATAACAAAATCAAAGAAATCGTGCAGTCCAAGGCGATTGAAACTCAGGAGGAATTAGCAGCGGCCTTATTAGAAGAAGGTATTGAAGTAACGCAAGCTACAGTTTCTCGTGATATTAAGGAATTGATGTTAATCAAAATTCCTACAGGCGATGGACACTATCGATATGCATTATCTCCAGAAGAAAATGTAGTTCTATCTCGTAGTCGAATCAATCGATTATTCCAAGATTCTCTAATTAAGGTAGATCATAGCTTGAATCAAGTTGTATTACATACAATTCCTGGTTCAGCTCAATCCGTAGCATTTTCTATTGACCATGCAAAATGGTCTGAAATTATTGGTACATTAGCTGGTGATGATACAATTTTGTTAATTGCAAGATCTGAAGCTGAAGTTCCAGCGATTTTAGCTAAAATTCAAGATTTAATGAAGGACTAAATAGATGTTAACGCAAATGAGCATTCGCAACTTTGCGTTGATTGAGCAAATGAATATTTCATTTAATGATGGCATAACTATCTTTACCGGCGAAACTGGGGCAGGGAAATCCATATTAATGGATGCCTTTAGTATCCTTTTGGGAGAACGCGCAAGCAGCGAGTTCATTCGTCACGGTAAAGATAGTTTTGTTATAGATGGAATCTTTGATATTGCCGATCACCAAAGTATACAAGAGCTATTAGAATCTAAAAATATTATGGTTGAAGAAGGGGAATTAATTCTCTCCCGTTCATTTAATCGCAATGGTAAATCTACTATCTTAGCTAATGATCAACCTATACCATTAAAAGCATTAAAAGAAATTGGTCAACATTTAGCAGATATTCATGGTCAATATAGCAATCAACGATTGTTAGATGCAGATACTCATCATGAATATTTGGATACGTATAATAAAGAAGGACAAGTAGCTTATAAGGCCTATTTAGATGCCTATAAAGTATATAAGCAAGCTAAACAAGATGTGGATCACTTACAAGAAAATATGTCTGAACGAGCGCGTGAGCTCGATATGCTACGATACCAAATTGATGAAATTGAAGAAGCCGGTCTCACTATGGGTGAGGATGTCTCTATTGCAGAAGAATTAAAGCGTCTTGATAGCTTTGAGCATATTGATAAGGTATTAGGTTCTTGTTATGACGCCTTCTATAATGGACGCCAACCATTACTAGACACTATTAACTCTATCAAGGTAGAGGTTAATGATCTTGTAAAGTATGATAGTGAATTAAAGGAAGTATCTGAAATGGTTGACTCTGCTTATTTTCAATTAGAGGAAGCAGCCCAATCATTAGATCGCTACAGAGATACTATCAGCTATGATGAAGAGCGCTACAAGTATTGCCAAGATCGTGACACATTACTTTATGGGTTAAAGAAAAAATATGGTGAAACTATAGAAGAAATTCTAGCATACGAAGAAAAAGCACAAGCCCATTTAGAGGAACTTGAAAGCCTTGTATTTGCACAAGATGAATTAGAGGCTCGTCTTCATAAGGCGCAAAAAGTGGCAGAAGAGGCTTTAACGGTTTTACATGACATTCGTCAAAAAAATGCAAAAGCTATAGCTGTTGCATTACATCAAGAATTAGTAGATTTAGGAATGCCAAAAGGTGATATTCAGTTCCATATAGAGGATGGCGAAGGATTATCTTCTTTAGGTGCTAAATCAATTGAACTACTATTTTCTGCCAATAAAGGGGAGCAATTATTACCGCTTCACAAGGTAGCCTCTGGTGGTGAATTAGCTCGTATTGCGCTAGCCTTCAAATCTGTATTCCGTACTGACACTTTCAAAACAATGGTATTTGATGAAATCGATGTTGGTATCAGTGGAGATATAGCGTTAAAAGTAGCTGAAAAGATTCTACATCTATCTAAAACGAATCAAGTATTCTGTATCACTCATTTACCTCAAACAGCAAGTATTGCAAAACAACATTATCACTTATCTAAAATAGAGCAAGATGACCGTACAATTTCAACATTATCTGTACTTAATGAGGATGAACGAGTTACGCAAATCGCTTCAATGATGTCTGGTCGAGGTATGTCGTCAACAGCATTAGCAGCAGCTAAAGAACTAATTGCCCATTTTAATTGACTAAAATCGCATAATTACTTATACTAATAGTATTAAGTGAATATGTTGATAGAGGTGCGAGTATAAATAGTAATCATGAGGAGTAGGCATGCATTGATCCATGATAAAAGGGATGCTTGCCGAAGTTCGGTGATTGCGACTCATCGTTCTGGTTGTCTATTTAATAAATGGACGACTGTCATCAATTTGAATTGGTGGAGTGCTATCATTGAGCTTTTAGTAACAGTTATAAGCTATATAAACTATAAGGCCAGTGGATGCATCCACTGGCTTTTTTGGAGGTATATATGATTCGAGTAATGGTAAATGGCGCTGGCGGTAAAATGGGCCGCGAAGTAGTCAAAGCAGTACATAATGATCCTGAATTAACATTAGTAGGCGGCATCGATCCTACTAAGGCAGGTCAAGATGTAGGCTCCGTAGCAGGCATCGAACAATTAGGAATTACAATGAATGCCTCCATCGATGAGGTTCTAGGTACTAATAAACCTGATGTAATTGTAGATTTTACAAATCCTGCTGTTATTTATGAAAATGCTAAAAAAATGTTATCTGCAGGTATTCATGTAGTTATTGGTACTACAGGTTTAACTGCGGAACAACGTGACGAATT is part of the Veillonella sp. genome and encodes:
- a CDS encoding divergent PAP2 family protein, with product MIDILPQIAHNYIAQAAFWGWFTAQAIKFVWQLVRHGKFCPERLVGSGGFPSSHTSFVIATTTAIYLKSGASDLFILSLVFSIVVMYDASGVRLEAGRQAQILNQIVDYFTKKNIPVVITRKEALKELLGHTPIEVFGGLILGILVACVQFYYIYNGVI
- a CDS encoding TlyA family RNA methyltransferase; translation: MSSKERLDILLVNRGLFESREKAKAAIMAGQIFMDTTRIDKAGTKIPVDANIVVKGNTLPYVSRGGLKLEKAIQTYPINLQDAVMVDIGASTGGFTDCALQNGASKVFAIDVGYNQLAWKLRQDPRVINMEKQNIRTVTPEQLGELVDFISIDVAFISLDKVLPVATTLLKDTGALVALIKPQFEAGKENVGKGGIVRDPEIHKEVLHRILHVAHDCGLYIHGLTFSPIKGMEGNIEFLGYFKKYKEGALAIDDALIDTVVAEAHSL
- a CDS encoding NAD(+)/NADH kinase — protein: MRIGFFPNMGKSNIMAVLKMAAHICKDEGIEVFLPDDLESDAPARVLKIPETHILSRPEIFKQIDIAFSFGGDGTIIHLARQIYPYNVPVCGINLGELGFLNQIEVHQMQSHIKRIANGDYNIEKRGHLYAYIDRNNGNEEELVPIINEIVITRAEPAKMARINMSINNQHTQMYPSDGLIISSATGSTGYNLSAGGPIMKPDNRSIIVTPVAPHLIQGVSLVLEEHDTIQITMPEREPQLHICIDGTFDYTFTNKETLHISSNPVYCLFVRFKDQCFFGTLFKKLASRRDELL
- a CDS encoding class I SAM-dependent methyltransferase codes for the protein MVDATCGNGHDLLYLAERAKKGCHLYGIDIQMKAINSSQELLQSNDIAQDVSLTFIHDSHDRALANQLKDEVIDLMIFNLGYLPGGDHQVITKPHQTIDAINEGLEKLSKSGVITIVAYPGTTEGFEEMQMLKSYLSDLEQKLYNVCHWHPMNQINNPPELFILQKR
- the argR gene encoding arginine repressor, translating into MKRYRYNKIKEIVQSKAIETQEELAAALLEEGIEVTQATVSRDIKELMLIKIPTGDGHYRYALSPEENVVLSRSRINRLFQDSLIKVDHSLNQVVLHTIPGSAQSVAFSIDHAKWSEIIGTLAGDDTILLIARSEAEVPAILAKIQDLMKD
- the recN gene encoding DNA repair protein RecN encodes the protein MLTQMSIRNFALIEQMNISFNDGITIFTGETGAGKSILMDAFSILLGERASSEFIRHGKDSFVIDGIFDIADHQSIQELLESKNIMVEEGELILSRSFNRNGKSTILANDQPIPLKALKEIGQHLADIHGQYSNQRLLDADTHHEYLDTYNKEGQVAYKAYLDAYKVYKQAKQDVDHLQENMSERARELDMLRYQIDEIEEAGLTMGEDVSIAEELKRLDSFEHIDKVLGSCYDAFYNGRQPLLDTINSIKVEVNDLVKYDSELKEVSEMVDSAYFQLEEAAQSLDRYRDTISYDEERYKYCQDRDTLLYGLKKKYGETIEEILAYEEKAQAHLEELESLVFAQDELEARLHKAQKVAEEALTVLHDIRQKNAKAIAVALHQELVDLGMPKGDIQFHIEDGEGLSSLGAKSIELLFSANKGEQLLPLHKVASGGELARIALAFKSVFRTDTFKTMVFDEIDVGISGDIALKVAEKILHLSKTNQVFCITHLPQTASIAKQHYHLSKIEQDDRTISTLSVLNEDERVTQIASMMSGRGMSSTALAAAKELIAHFN